DNA from Lactobacillus sp. ESL0791:
AGTACGCATCACCATTTCCACCGCCAGAAACATACTCTGCATGCTTAGTCCGTGGATTTAATTTATGCATTAATTCTAAGTTACCTGAATAACTACCTGCACAGTTAATCGTAGCTTTAGCTTTGATTACAATCGTGTCACCATTTGTATTAGTAGCTTTAACACCAATTATATTATTTTCTTCTTTTATCAAATCTGTAACTTGGGTACTCATCAAAACTTTTACACCCTTATTTTTAGCAGATTTAATTAAAGCCTCAGACAAACCAGAGCCTTCATTGATGCTAACATGATTTCTTCTAGTTGCTCGTGGTTCTTTAGGGGAAACATTTACTAGATCAACAAAATTCACACCATTTTTAATCAAGAATTCATTTAAAGAAGTAGAATCTTTTGTTAACTTTTTTAATAAACCAACATCCAATTCTTTTTCATCTTTATAGCAGGAATAAATATCAGAAAACAATTTGTCTGTTGTATCTTCGATTCCCTGCAGCTTTTGCATTTTAGTATCAGCACCTAGAACATATCCTGCAGATCTAGTGGTCGAACTACTTAAAACTTCATTTTTTTCAACTAAAATTACATTGGCACCATGATCGCGTGCTTCAATGGCTGCTGTAAGTCCTGCCATCCCTGCACCAATTACAACAATATCTGTACTATATTTTTTATCTTGTGGTTCAGGTTTAGCTATTGACTTTTTTTGTAAAATCATAACATCGTCTTTAGATCCAGCCTGTTCAATGCATGATTTAATTGACGTCATAAAAGCCTGCGAAGAAACTGTTGCACCAGAAACCGCGTCAATATCCAAGGACTGATTTTTGATTACTCTATCCGCTAAAATTGGGTAGGCAGCGCCACCTATAACTGGTGTATCAGTCTGATGCAAAATCTTAATATCTGTAATTTGGTTATCTGTAATTTGAGTTTGCAAGGTCATTTTACCTCGACCAGTATTAATTCCTTGATCATCTTCAAAAGAATTTGCAGTTGCCTGATATGTTCCATTCTTTAGATTTAATTGTGTTCTCATAGATTTACCTTGCGCTTCCAACAAAGCAAGCTTAACTGCTTCTTTCATAGCAGCTGATGTATAAGAGCAACCAGAAATTGCATCTACTTCATCAGAATTGGCTTTAACAAATTCTGATTCCAGTTTACCAATTGCTTTACCGCCAACTTCTTTAGTTTCTTTATTTGCTAAGACTTTAACATCTGCTATGTGGTTATCAGAGATTGATACTTCTATCTTCATATCACCACCAAAACCTTTAGTTGTTTCGATATATTTACCTGATTTTAATTTTGACATTTTCTTTTTCCTTTCTGTTCATTTTTTCACATGCTAATGATAGCGCTTTTATAAAAAACATGCAATTTTTTATTGGCATATGCAAAATAAGCTAGTCTCTAAGAAAATATCATGTTCTAGACCAATCCTAAATCCCGCTATTTCAATACTTTATCTAGTATGTCGTTTTTGACTAAACCACTAAATATTGATATTCTTGATGAGATATAATTATTAGGAGGAACTTAGGAAAATGAATTCGAAAGTTAAAAAATTATTATCGGCTAGTGCGGTCACTGTTGGTATTGGACTGCTATTAACGGCCTGTTCCGGGAAAAAACAGGGCGGCAGCGGCAACAGCAGTTCTGACGCGCAAAAATCAGTTGCTCTGGTGACAGACACCGCCGGAATTAATGACAATTCTTTTAACGAATCTGCATGGCGCGGTTTTAAGGCATACGGCAGTGAACACAATTTAAAACAGGGTAAAAACGGCTACCAATACTTCCAGTCAAGCAGTGCTGCCGACTTTCAGCCAAACTTCGATGAAGCTGCAAAGGCTGGTTACCAAACAATGTTCGGAATTGGCTACTCATTAAAAGATGCCGTGAGTGCTTCAGCCAAAAAGAACCCTAAGAGGAACTATGTTATCGTCGATGATGTGATTAAAGGTCAAAAGAATGTAGCTTCCGCCAATTTCAAGAGCGAACAGGCCTCATACTTAGCTGGCGTAGTTGCAGCCAAGGAAACCAAAACCAATACTGTCGGTTTTATCGGCGGCGTCCGCAGCAACATTATTGATCTCTTTGATGCCGGCT
Protein-coding regions in this window:
- a CDS encoding FAD-dependent oxidoreductase — protein: MSKLKSGKYIETTKGFGGDMKIEVSISDNHIADVKVLANKETKEVGGKAIGKLESEFVKANSDEVDAISGCSYTSAAMKEAVKLALLEAQGKSMRTQLNLKNGTYQATANSFEDDQGINTGRGKMTLQTQITDNQITDIKILHQTDTPVIGGAAYPILADRVIKNQSLDIDAVSGATVSSQAFMTSIKSCIEQAGSKDDVMILQKKSIAKPEPQDKKYSTDIVVIGAGMAGLTAAIEARDHGANVILVEKNEVLSSSTTRSAGYVLGADTKMQKLQGIEDTTDKLFSDIYSCYKDEKELDVGLLKKLTKDSTSLNEFLIKNGVNFVDLVNVSPKEPRATRRNHVSINEGSGLSEALIKSAKNKGVKVLMSTQVTDLIKEENNIIGVKATNTNGDTIVIKAKATINCAGSYSGNLELMHKLNPRTKHAEYVSGGGNGDAYYLTKKAGGDIVNVPYPQIVYYFYSPTWKSAPAALPASPTSGIPDILLVNKDGKRVVSEDDFCFEFVKKIWEGNYDEGYCVVGQAFADKYPETIKVALSTKVSVSGLPFGYKENSIEKLAKDVQISSETLKATVKRYNELCDQHEDTDFHKDPDSMVKITAPYYVLRLPEIVSDGYTGARINENAQVINPEGEPIPGFYAAGSCADGQVTGVNYFGCGTSLLTCGVFGRAAARDAVTYINK
- a CDS encoding BMP family protein, whose product is MNSKVKKLLSASAVTVGIGLLLTACSGKKQGGSGNSSSDAQKSVALVTDTAGINDNSFNESAWRGFKAYGSEHNLKQGKNGYQYFQSSSAADFQPNFDEAAKAGYQTMFGIGYSLKDAVSASAKKNPKRNYVIVDDVIKGQKNVASANFKSEQASYLAGVVAAKETKTNTVGFIGGVRSNIIDLFDAGFTQGVKDQAKKMHKKVTILNQYVGNFTSADKEKSIAQSMYAKKADIIFHASGSAGNGLFQEAKSINQTRPENKKVWAIGVDIDQSGLGNYTSKDGKKSNFVLTSVITGVNVATRDIANRAYNGHFPGGQNIIYGLKTNGVSIKRGYITPDAWKLAQEARNDIIAGKINVPIHPSK